The following is a genomic window from Rhodoligotrophos defluvii.
TGCGGACGCGAGCATCGCCACAGCCAGAGCTGTCGCAAACCACCCCAGATCGGCCGGTGCGGTATAGGCGGCCAGCAGCAGAATAGTCAGGTAGCCCGCCAGAGCACCAGACAGGCGGCACAATAGAGCCTGGCTAAAGAAGCGGCCTAACGGTATTGCGCCGACAGCCGCCGGCCCCGCGCGCACGCGCATGGCTATCCTCCCCGATCAGAATATGTCGCCGAAATCATCGCCCGGTGGGGCGGTCAGAACGCATTGTGTCTTGCGGGTTCCGAAGCGCGCGAGATGACTTCCTCTCCGGGAAGTCCCGGGCCCTCGACCGCTCTCAAGCGACGTGTTGCCGCGCGAAGAACCGCTCCGCACCAGCTTGGCGGCTGGCTGCCGTCGCCGACTCAGTCTTTCTCTATGGCCATCGGCACGCGACCATAGACGTCGTCAAATCGAACGATGTCATCCTCGCCGAGATAGGAGCCCGACTGCACCTCGATCAGAAAGGCAGGGATTCGCCCCGGATTGGCCAGACGATGGCGAGTACCGGTGGGAATGTAGGTCGACTCGTTCTCGGTCAGCAGGAACGTCTCTTCGCCCCGCACCACCTCGACCGTGCCGGAGACCACCACCCAATGCTCGGCCCGATGCATATGGCTCTGCAGGGACAGGCGCCCGCCGGGCTTCACCATGAGGCATTTGACCTGGTAGCGCATGTCCAGGCTGAGCGTCTCGTACCAGCCCCACGGCCGATGCACGCGCGGATGTGTGGTCACCACCGGGCGCCCCTGCTGCTGCAGACGCTCGACCAGAGGCTTCAAGTCGCCGGCCCGCTCGCGCGAGGCCACGAGCACCGCGTCCTGGGTGGCAATGGTCACCACATCGTCAAGCCCCAGCATCGCGACGCAGGCGTCGTCGCTGTAGACCAGGCAGTTGCGGGTATCCTCGAGAATGACGTCGCCCCGACTGGCATTGCCGGCGTCGTCCTTCACCGCGATCTCGTAGATGGAGGTCCAAGCGCCACAATCGCTCCAGCCGGTTTCAAGCGGCACGCAGGCAATCGTGTCGATCTTCTCCATGACGGCATAGTCAAGGGAAACCTTCGGCGCGCGCTGATAGGCCTCTGAATCGAGGCGGACGAAGTCGAGATCGATCACCGCGCTGGCCAGGGCATCCGTGCACGCATCGAGAATTTCCGGCTGCAACGCCTCGAAATGCTGCAGCATGGTCTCCGCCCGGAACAGAAATATCCCGGCGTTCCACAGAAACTGGCCGCTGGCGATGTAGTCCTCCGCCACCTCCCGCGCGGGCTTTTCAACGAACCGCGCCACCGGACGTGGCAACCCTGGAAGCGGCGTGGGCGACGGCACCAGTTCTATATACCCATATCCCGTTTCCGGCCGGGTTGGCGCAACACCGAACACGACCAGCTGGCCCGCCTTGGCAGCTGGAATGCCGGCCATCACCGCAGCGCAGAACTCCTCATCATCTGCAACCAGATGATCGCAGGGCAGCAGCAGGACCAGCGCGTCGGCATTCTCGCGAGCGGCGAGCAGCGACGCCACGCATGCTGCCGGCGCCGTGTCCCTGCTCACCGGCTCGAGCACCACGGTTGCCTGATCGAGGCCGGACTCCAGGGCCTGCTCGGCAATGAGAAACCGGTGATCGGCACTGCCCAGGATGTAAGGCGCCTTGAACGGCGCACGCTGAACCCGCGCGCAGGTCTGCTGAAAGAGCGACGTCTCGCCCACCAGAGTGACGAACTGCTTCGGATGATCCTTGCGCGACAATGGCCACAGCCGGGTTCCGGATCCTCCAGCCAGGAGTATCGGCGATACGATGCGCTCGTCCATGTCGCTCCTCATAACGCGCTCGATGGCCGAGTGAGCAAACTCGGTGGCATAACCGAATAGTGCCCGGCGGCTCATGCCCGCGAAGCGCATCTCTGGAGCGTTCTGGTATCGGCGCATATCTCTAATTCTTCAAGTGTGTTTTATCGATGTCGGGAAATTCCGCAGGCGGCACTTGTAAAGGTGCTTGAGCCGCCTGCATGCTCCCGTGGCATGCCTGCCGTCGACCGAGATGAGCCGCCCTGTGCGGCAGTTGAATAACACATCAGTTTCACCCCCCTTGCACAAAGCTCCGCCGCCAGGGTGAAGACGTTTTCACCCGCGCAAATCAAACCTGCCAAGACAAGTGCTGCTTCGCCGACGGTAATGCTCAGTACGCCCGCACTGCTCTTGTGGCCGGAGCAGCCCTCCGCGCCTGCCGGTTCATCAAGTTCAGCAGGAAGCCGACACGTGCGTGGTCATCGAGATCCTCCAATACCCCGAGCTCAGCGGCGCATGAACCGGCGACCAGACGAACCCGTCCCGCTGAGCGCGCGTCCGCCATGAAATAGATGATGCCGTGATCGTCGCTGGACTCGATGAGGCTCTCGATCACGCCAATCTTCACCGGCACGGGCTTTCCCCCACTGGTGAGGATCTGACGGACACCAGGTATTCGGTTGATGTCGCGCCAGCGGTGCTGTCCAAGATCCAGCTGGACGAAAATGTAGCCGGGAAACAAGGCCACCTTCTCCGTCTGCAGCCGCCGCGCGTGGCGCACCGTTCGCAACCGTTGTGGCAGAAAGGTGATCACATTCCTCTGCAGCAGGTTGTGATAGGCGAACGCCTCCCGCTGCGGCGCGGTTTCCACCGCGAACCAGCGCAAATTCAGCGTGGTCTCACCTGTGGCGTAATGAAACAACTGCGCGCCAGCGGCCTCAATGAGGCCCCAACCAGTTTCGCGGCGCAGATATGGCCGATAGGTCTCTCGAACCGACATGCCGCCTCCCCCGTACCGTCCGCACTGCCAGCGTATAGCAGACGCTGCCATAGCCCCCATCGCCAGCAGCGCGGACGGAACTCTCGTCCCATGTCAGGAAATTCAAACCGACTGATTTAGACTTGCTTAAAGAAGCTATACTGTCAACCAGCGCCGTACAGCAGTGGATAAAGCTTGGAAAACTTAGATCACGAAGCTGAATTTATCTATTCTCTAAACTGATTATTTCCAGCTGTCCTACGTGCACTAATTAATGCTGCATGGTAGAATTGCCTAGGTCTCATTCGGTCCCTGGCGTTCCTAATCGAGCATGCAGATTTGAATCGACTGTCTACTTACAAGAATTTGGCAGCCATTCCCAAATCTTCGTCAGTTCAGGGATAGGCCCCTGCCTTGATAGCCCTGAGCTTGATCAAGCCGAGCACGGCGTCGATGATCGGGGTCGGGATGTCGACTTTCCGCGCGATTTCCTGGACGACCGAAACCAGCGCGTCGATTTCCATGGGGCGCCCACGCTCCAGGTCCTGCAGCATCGATGTCTTGTGTGCCCCGACCGCCTCGCCGCCAGCGATGCG
Proteins encoded in this region:
- a CDS encoding transcription termination/antitermination NusG family protein, which gives rise to MSVRETYRPYLRRETGWGLIEAAGAQLFHYATGETTLNLRWFAVETAPQREAFAYHNLLQRNVITFLPQRLRTVRHARRLQTEKVALFPGYIFVQLDLGQHRWRDINRIPGVRQILTSGGKPVPVKIGVIESLIESSDDHGIIYFMADARSAGRVRLVAGSCAAELGVLEDLDDHARVGFLLNLMNRQARRAAPATRAVRAY
- a CDS encoding mannose-1-phosphate guanylyltransferase/mannose-6-phosphate isomerase, producing MDERIVSPILLAGGSGTRLWPLSRKDHPKQFVTLVGETSLFQQTCARVQRAPFKAPYILGSADHRFLIAEQALESGLDQATVVLEPVSRDTAPAACVASLLAARENADALVLLLPCDHLVADDEEFCAAVMAGIPAAKAGQLVVFGVAPTRPETGYGYIELVPSPTPLPGLPRPVARFVEKPAREVAEDYIASGQFLWNAGIFLFRAETMLQHFEALQPEILDACTDALASAVIDLDFVRLDSEAYQRAPKVSLDYAVMEKIDTIACVPLETGWSDCGAWTSIYEIAVKDDAGNASRGDVILEDTRNCLVYSDDACVAMLGLDDVVTIATQDAVLVASRERAGDLKPLVERLQQQGRPVVTTHPRVHRPWGWYETLSLDMRYQVKCLMVKPGGRLSLQSHMHRAEHWVVVSGTVEVVRGEETFLLTENESTYIPTGTRHRLANPGRIPAFLIEVQSGSYLGEDDIVRFDDVYGRVPMAIEKD